Proteins encoded together in one Alteribacter keqinensis window:
- a CDS encoding hemolysin family protein translates to MGDVPLLLILFLVLLLLLSAFFSSAETAFSSANRIRLKTMKDDGNKGAGKALYITEHFDQALSTILVGNNLVNIAAATISAQLAVQIFGPSLGVFISTFVVTILVLIFGEILPKSFAKEYAEAFSSKISGVLLLLIRVIYPVNWLFLQLKKGVSSLIEKNDTHPSVTEEELKMMVEISEEEGVIDENERELVHRSFDFNDIIVAEVFKPRTNMTALNVTEDIEVIKETFFRERFSRIPIYEGNIDNIIGVLSERDFFTSYIRGEVDIRALVREPIFVVESMKIHALLPQLQKEKIHMAIVIDEYGGTSGLITLEDILEELVGEIYDEHDDDVKLFKQMDASTYLFHADYPLDDFARFTGVELPDTIYHTLGGWLSEEFQRIPDKGDELTYENLNLKVHESDERRVRTIMVTSELLPNASASG, encoded by the coding sequence TTGGGAGATGTTCCCCTGCTGCTAATTTTATTTTTAGTTTTACTGCTGTTATTGTCTGCTTTTTTCTCATCAGCAGAGACGGCATTTTCAAGTGCCAACCGGATCCGGTTAAAAACGATGAAGGACGATGGTAATAAAGGGGCCGGAAAGGCTCTTTATATTACCGAACACTTTGACCAGGCCCTGTCTACCATCCTGGTCGGAAACAATCTTGTAAACATCGCTGCTGCGACGATTTCTGCCCAGTTGGCGGTACAGATTTTCGGTCCGAGTCTGGGCGTGTTTATCAGTACGTTTGTTGTGACCATTTTGGTGTTGATTTTTGGGGAGATCCTGCCGAAATCCTTTGCAAAAGAGTATGCGGAGGCGTTCAGTTCAAAGATTTCAGGGGTACTGCTTCTTTTAATCAGGGTTATTTACCCGGTCAACTGGTTGTTTCTTCAGTTAAAGAAAGGTGTTTCTTCACTCATTGAAAAGAATGACACCCACCCGTCGGTGACGGAAGAAGAATTGAAAATGATGGTGGAAATCAGTGAAGAAGAAGGAGTCATTGATGAGAATGAGCGAGAACTGGTTCACCGTTCGTTTGATTTTAATGACATTATTGTAGCCGAAGTGTTTAAGCCGAGAACGAATATGACGGCGTTAAATGTGACCGAGGATATCGAAGTGATTAAAGAGACTTTCTTCAGGGAACGTTTTTCCAGAATCCCGATTTATGAAGGGAACATTGATAACATCATTGGTGTTTTATCTGAGAGGGATTTCTTTACCTCCTACATTCGGGGTGAAGTTGATATAAGAGCGCTGGTCCGGGAACCGATCTTTGTAGTGGAATCGATGAAGATTCATGCTCTGCTGCCCCAGCTGCAAAAGGAAAAAATTCATATGGCCATCGTAATCGACGAATACGGGGGGACGAGCGGGCTCATTACACTTGAGGATATACTCGAGGAGCTCGTTGGGGAAATTTACGATGAACATGACGATGATGTAAAGCTGTTTAAACAGATGGATGCATCAACCTACCTTTTTCATGCCGACTATCCGTTGGATGACTTTGCACGGTTCACAGGAGTGGAGCTCCCGGATACGATTTATCACACACTGGGAGGCTGGCTGTCTGAGGAATTCCAGCGGATTCCTGATAAAGGAGATGAGTTGACCTACGAAAACCTGAATTTGAAAGTACACGAGTCCGATGAACGACGGGTTCGAACCATTATGGTAACTTCAGAACTTCTGCCTAATGCATCTGCATCAGGTTGA
- a CDS encoding phospholipase D-like domain-containing protein, translated as MNVKRLIAAIIIIFSAIVVPVSIYGHTKPLPEGFSYEGPVHRTSEVEFLQDLTYEKNGETIINQEIVNRMLLSIKEAEQFIVIDMFLFNDHEEPAQNYPSLAKKVTNALLERKTECENLNILFITDEINRSYSSHESPHIKKLREHGIHTVYFDNTKLRDPAPAYSGMWRTFAQWFGTGDQGWIPNVMSAELPDVTARSYLKALNLKGNHRKLIFTEKEAFVTSLNFQGRGAYNSNFALVVKGSVINDLLYTEKRTAEESGFDAQMLDTFAAKSSDATGKYEVQVLTEGKIEKHLLKEIASSGPESAITVAAFYLSDRELIHALVDASERGTDIRIILDPNIHAFGKTKPGIPNQVVAHELEERSSGKIKVRWYNTPAGEQYHTKLFKFDSSERTTLIGGAANFTRRNIDDFNLETDLKVSGKPDTPLMKEVSAYFDRLWSNEDGDFTADSEKYKDSSRLKHMLYILQERTGFSTF; from the coding sequence ATGAACGTCAAACGCCTCATCGCAGCAATTATTATTATATTTTCAGCCATCGTCGTGCCCGTTTCCATCTACGGACATACAAAGCCTCTCCCTGAAGGATTCTCCTATGAAGGACCGGTTCACCGCACTTCCGAAGTTGAATTCCTACAGGATCTCACCTACGAAAAAAACGGAGAAACCATCATCAATCAGGAGATTGTCAACCGGATGCTTTTATCGATTAAAGAAGCTGAACAATTCATCGTCATCGATATGTTTTTATTTAACGACCACGAAGAACCGGCGCAAAACTACCCATCCCTGGCCAAAAAAGTAACAAACGCTCTCCTTGAAAGAAAGACCGAGTGTGAGAATCTTAACATTCTTTTTATCACCGATGAAATCAACCGGTCATACAGTTCCCACGAATCTCCCCACATTAAAAAGCTCAGGGAGCATGGCATACATACAGTTTATTTTGATAACACGAAGCTGCGGGATCCTGCACCTGCATACTCCGGCATGTGGCGAACGTTTGCCCAGTGGTTCGGCACGGGGGACCAGGGTTGGATCCCGAACGTAATGAGTGCCGAACTCCCGGATGTGACCGCCCGATCTTATCTGAAGGCTCTGAATTTAAAAGGCAACCACCGCAAATTGATATTCACCGAAAAAGAAGCCTTTGTAACTTCTCTGAACTTTCAAGGTCGTGGCGCCTACAATTCAAACTTTGCCTTGGTGGTCAAAGGCAGCGTCATTAACGACCTTCTTTATACAGAAAAAAGAACAGCGGAAGAGTCCGGGTTTGATGCCCAGATGCTAGACACCTTTGCTGCAAAATCGTCCGATGCCACAGGAAAGTATGAAGTTCAAGTTCTTACGGAGGGTAAAATTGAAAAACACCTCCTGAAGGAGATCGCATCGTCAGGACCGGAATCCGCGATTACTGTCGCAGCCTTTTACCTGTCGGACAGGGAGCTCATTCACGCACTCGTTGATGCGTCCGAACGTGGCACTGACATACGGATTATTCTTGATCCGAACATTCATGCTTTCGGTAAAACCAAACCCGGCATTCCAAACCAGGTGGTGGCCCATGAACTGGAAGAGCGTTCTTCGGGAAAAATAAAAGTGCGCTGGTATAATACACCCGCTGGAGAGCAGTATCATACAAAATTATTCAAGTTTGATTCATCTGAAAGAACCACACTCATCGGTGGCGCTGCAAATTTTACACGTCGGAACATTGATGATTTTAACCTCGAAACCGATCTTAAAGTGTCTGGAAAGCCGGACACGCCTTTGATGAAAGAAGTGTCCGCTTACTTTGACCGGCTTTGGTCGAATGAGGATGGAGACTTTACTGCCGACTCGGAAAAATACAAAGACAGCTCCCGGTTGAAGCACATGCTCTATATCCTGCAGGAACGCACAGGATTCTCGACATTCTGA
- a CDS encoding DinB family protein: MEKKTLSQGPTRDSLYLLNGLIETREKLLEMIDQVDDSDLYFHSQELPTPAGYLLHLAQVELWWNRIGLQQSELSAEEKERFHFIEKQEIEAPTGLEKSWFLARLGEVRKMTREHYMTMSDMEFKRASLQVNLNGKDTLCSPEWVLYHLIDHESYHRGQIALLFRMLNGKREKWDHFNTPYLSI, encoded by the coding sequence ATGGAAAAGAAAACATTATCACAAGGTCCGACCCGGGATTCTTTGTATTTACTAAACGGGCTCATTGAAACGCGGGAGAAACTGTTGGAAATGATTGACCAGGTGGACGACTCTGATCTGTATTTTCACTCTCAGGAGCTGCCTACACCAGCCGGGTACCTGCTTCACTTAGCTCAGGTTGAACTTTGGTGGAACCGTATCGGGCTTCAGCAAAGCGAGCTTTCCGCAGAGGAAAAAGAACGGTTTCACTTTATCGAAAAGCAGGAAATCGAAGCACCAACGGGTCTGGAGAAGTCGTGGTTTCTTGCCCGACTCGGTGAAGTTAGAAAAATGACCCGGGAACACTACATGACCATGAGCGACATGGAGTTCAAGCGTGCCTCGCTCCAGGTAAACCTGAATGGAAAAGATACCTTGTGCTCGCCTGAATGGGTTCTTTACCACCTCATCGATCACGAAAGCTATCACCGCGGGCAGATTGCCCTCCTGTTTAGGATGCTGAACGGGAAAAGAGAAAAATGGGACCACTTTAATACACCGTATTTATCTATTTGA
- a CDS encoding BMP family ABC transporter substrate-binding protein, translated as MNRLPVLFILLLSVFLSGCVISAENGGLHKAGLLLPYTMDDQGWNSKGYQGILAIHSSMEVDVLYEENIRSKEAIHNAVKEFDAGGVNLIFGHGNIYADAFMELKDDYPDIHFVSFNGEVAGENVTSLHFQGYSMGFFAGMLASRMSETNAVGVIGAFDWQPEVEGFEDGARFERSDVDVHVGFVESWIDVEGALDIYETMRADNVDVYYPAGDGYHVAVIEQVKADDAYAIGYIADQLDLGESTVLTSTVQRVDTLYETVASQFNTGDLESGNRYYDFMEGVIAMGEFSADVPRDVKDWLTEYVEIYTETGKLPFEVEDKE; from the coding sequence ATGAACCGACTGCCAGTGCTTTTTATCCTTTTATTATCCGTTTTTCTGAGTGGCTGTGTAATTTCAGCTGAAAATGGCGGGCTGCACAAAGCGGGACTTCTCCTGCCCTATACAATGGATGACCAAGGGTGGAATTCAAAAGGGTATCAGGGAATCCTTGCTATTCATTCGTCTATGGAAGTGGATGTCCTGTACGAAGAGAACATTCGGAGTAAAGAAGCAATACATAATGCAGTAAAAGAGTTTGACGCAGGAGGCGTCAACTTGATCTTCGGTCACGGCAACATTTACGCCGATGCTTTTATGGAGCTGAAGGATGATTATCCGGATATTCATTTCGTGAGTTTCAACGGGGAAGTGGCAGGTGAAAATGTGACCAGCCTACATTTCCAGGGCTATTCCATGGGTTTTTTTGCTGGAATGCTCGCCAGCCGGATGTCAGAAACAAACGCAGTTGGTGTGATTGGCGCCTTTGACTGGCAGCCGGAGGTGGAAGGATTTGAAGACGGTGCCAGATTCGAACGATCCGATGTGGACGTTCACGTGGGTTTTGTAGAAAGCTGGATCGATGTGGAGGGAGCATTGGATATTTATGAAACGATGCGTGCAGACAACGTTGATGTGTACTACCCGGCGGGGGACGGCTATCATGTGGCGGTGATCGAACAGGTTAAAGCAGACGATGCCTATGCGATCGGCTACATTGCCGATCAGCTCGATCTTGGGGAGTCAACGGTTCTCACAAGCACCGTTCAGCGTGTGGACACCCTCTATGAGACTGTCGCCTCGCAGTTTAACACCGGCGACCTGGAAAGCGGAAACCGGTATTACGATTTCATGGAAGGGGTCATCGCCATGGGTGAATTTTCCGCAGATGTGCCCCGTGACGTGAAGGACTGGCTGACTGAATACGTTGAAATTTACACAGAGACAGGAAAACTGCCTTTCGAGGTAGAAGATAAAGAGTAA
- a CDS encoding NAD(P)/FAD-dependent oxidoreductase, producing MTLHTGSLYWPTTHKHTAVYPKLTGDAECDVLIIGGGEAGALMAYTLSEHRVSTILVEKNTIAGGSASANTGLIQFSNDKMLTDLAKKIGEKAAVQFYKRCLKATDDLEVITKRLTYKSDYKRRKSLFYASSKGDEKKLRKEYDMLKKHGFPVSLLEPHEIRSLFPFEKEIAIISDLDAELNPYKLAVSLVQEASRNGVQVYENTEVLGHEFSDGGGRFRTTKGTIRAKKVVYATGYETAEFTTIKKAVLNRSYAITTHPVKDLNMWYDRALIWETAQPYLYMRTTPDNRIIAGGLDVSASEPESDPDKVKGKGWELLSLVQEHFPIRDLAVAHEWSATFGESKDGLPFIGRHPKHENVYFLLGYGGNGTVYCTIGAEIIKDLILYGYSHDAPLVALDR from the coding sequence ATGACGCTACATACAGGCAGTCTTTACTGGCCCACAACCCATAAGCACACGGCTGTTTACCCGAAGCTCACGGGAGATGCGGAGTGCGATGTGCTCATTATCGGGGGCGGGGAGGCCGGGGCACTGATGGCCTACACCCTCTCAGAGCACCGGGTGAGTACGATTCTTGTGGAAAAAAACACGATTGCAGGCGGCTCGGCGTCTGCCAACACCGGGCTGATTCAATTCTCCAATGATAAGATGCTAACGGATCTGGCGAAAAAGATCGGTGAAAAAGCAGCGGTTCAATTTTACAAACGCTGCCTCAAAGCCACCGACGACCTCGAAGTGATTACGAAGCGCCTTACTTACAAATCGGACTATAAACGGAGGAAGAGTCTTTTCTACGCAAGCAGTAAAGGTGATGAAAAGAAGCTCAGGAAAGAATATGACATGCTGAAAAAGCATGGTTTCCCCGTAAGCCTTCTCGAGCCTCATGAGATCCGTTCTCTTTTCCCGTTCGAAAAAGAAATAGCAATTATATCGGACCTGGACGCAGAACTGAACCCATATAAACTAGCCGTGTCACTGGTTCAGGAAGCGAGCAGAAACGGAGTCCAGGTTTATGAAAACACCGAAGTGCTCGGTCACGAGTTTTCTGACGGAGGCGGCCGCTTCAGGACAACTAAGGGAACAATCCGGGCAAAAAAAGTCGTCTACGCTACCGGTTACGAAACGGCTGAATTCACAACGATTAAAAAGGCGGTTTTAAACCGGAGCTACGCCATTACTACACACCCTGTAAAGGATTTAAACATGTGGTACGACCGGGCGCTCATCTGGGAAACAGCGCAGCCTTATCTTTATATGCGTACCACGCCCGACAACAGGATCATCGCAGGGGGCCTGGATGTTTCAGCCTCCGAACCTGAGTCCGATCCGGATAAAGTGAAGGGCAAAGGATGGGAACTGCTTTCCCTGGTACAGGAACATTTCCCGATCCGGGACCTTGCCGTGGCCCATGAGTGGAGTGCCACATTCGGTGAATCAAAGGATGGCCTCCCCTTTATAGGCCGGCATCCGAAGCACGAAAACGTCTATTTTCTCCTCGGTTACGGGGGGAACGGCACGGTTTACTGCACGATAGGCGCCGAAATCATTAAGGATTTGATTTTATACGGGTACAGTCACGACGCCCCCCTTGTGGCCCTGGACCGGTAA
- a CDS encoding alpha/beta hydrolase family protein, whose product MAVTERYFQLEGEEAVVHLPEKPNGFLVLILGDANHYVENKTSLWHQHPDRRRFIDALKEEGYTLVYSNQYGKHWGNDEAYRLTMRTIKHALKTEILNGKIHVFAEGMGALIALRMLVQQPDLLRSVVLYNPCLDLEAYRRHEKSNLFFYKRFMKELKGAYGEDEETIEKAIALPSSLWAKTCPETMVRIFHCVFQSTFPLEQHSRPFEEGRKERGAPVELTVFLPGKLWPDFVGPVKRFLASHEQLTKM is encoded by the coding sequence ATGGCAGTAACAGAAAGGTATTTTCAACTGGAGGGAGAAGAAGCAGTCGTTCATTTGCCTGAGAAGCCAAACGGGTTTCTCGTTTTGATATTAGGTGACGCCAATCATTATGTGGAAAATAAAACGAGTCTGTGGCATCAGCATCCGGACCGCAGGCGCTTTATTGACGCACTCAAAGAGGAAGGATACACGCTTGTGTATTCCAACCAGTACGGAAAACACTGGGGAAACGATGAAGCGTACCGTCTGACGATGAGAACGATTAAGCATGCATTGAAAACCGAGATTTTAAACGGAAAAATCCATGTATTTGCAGAAGGAATGGGAGCGCTCATTGCCCTGAGGATGCTTGTGCAGCAGCCCGACCTGCTCCGCTCCGTAGTTCTTTATAATCCATGCCTTGATCTTGAAGCCTACCGTCGTCACGAAAAGAGCAACCTGTTCTTTTACAAGCGCTTTATGAAAGAGCTGAAGGGCGCTTATGGAGAAGACGAAGAAACGATCGAAAAGGCGATCGCTCTGCCGTCCTCTCTCTGGGCAAAGACGTGTCCGGAAACGATGGTCCGGATTTTTCATTGCGTTTTCCAGAGTACATTTCCACTGGAACAGCACAGCCGCCCTTTTGAAGAAGGAAGAAAAGAACGGGGGGCACCTGTAGAACTGACCGTTTTTTTACCGGGAAAATTATGGCCTGATTTTGTGGGTCCTGTAAAAAGGTTTCTCGCCAGCCACGAACAGCTCACCAAAATGTAG
- a CDS encoding YjzC family protein — translation MGQRRQFNPGDKAPNNGFYVEIGETGSMVKNPRKLHMEAGDEFPATANKDRKWTYQRKP, via the coding sequence GTGGGTCAGCGACGTCAATTTAACCCGGGTGATAAGGCGCCGAACAACGGCTTTTATGTTGAAATCGGTGAAACGGGAAGCATGGTGAAAAATCCCCGCAAACTGCACATGGAGGCGGGAGATGAGTTTCCGGCAACAGCAAACAAGGACCGGAAATGGACGTACCAGCGAAAGCCTTGA
- a CDS encoding HesB/YadR/YfhF family protein, with protein sequence MKLDISDKAFDWFKDELDLESGEAVQFYVRYGGCGNFQSSFSLAMAKKDPEDPAVTKEVNHVTFYVEKKDEWYFDDKDLSVQLNEDNGEIEYLHETGEKQ encoded by the coding sequence ATGAAACTTGATATTTCAGATAAAGCATTTGATTGGTTTAAGGACGAATTGGATCTTGAAAGCGGCGAGGCCGTGCAGTTTTACGTTCGCTACGGCGGATGCGGAAACTTCCAGAGCAGCTTTTCTCTGGCTATGGCAAAAAAAGATCCGGAAGATCCGGCTGTCACAAAAGAAGTTAATCACGTAACGTTTTATGTGGAGAAAAAGGACGAGTGGTACTTTGACGACAAAGACCTGAGCGTTCAGCTGAATGAAGACAACGGTGAGATCGAATATCTTCACGAGACTGGCGAGAAGCAGTAG
- a CDS encoding YhgE/Pip family protein: MSFDEVPSYQSSLQKRMKEVNEELDAFRGNVDQAEELAASFLAEAGVAYDLIEGAAVDAGNVTRVLDEVEQAVETFEEALRAVGSVEKQVDANEGEEDLRAALAEVNEGLGSLEEAYGTAVERSPDVTAGLSELRDGAVRVNDGAGSIAGNLNDAAAANGDLVEGLGELVEGSNELHGSVAEISDYTNELDPGRQHELMLSSPIESLSTESESEYSYGEGLTPYFLSIGLYVGALTLSIIYPFREHLGPHADGREWFAGKFGVVMIVGFVQVTILLAFILIGLDLDVSSPGAFVAFTYLVSLVFMSMIFMLVGVLDNPGRFVAIILLILQLGGSGGTFPVELLASPLQTIHGWLPMTYSVLGFRSVVFMDSPVLLWQSVMFLICVAVVVLVIAFLFYVKFYKKLCAPSIDKKREQTNG, encoded by the coding sequence GTGAGCTTTGATGAGGTTCCTTCGTACCAAAGCAGTCTCCAGAAGCGTATGAAGGAAGTGAATGAGGAACTGGATGCCTTTCGCGGGAACGTGGATCAGGCGGAAGAATTGGCCGCTTCATTTTTAGCCGAGGCAGGGGTTGCCTATGACCTGATCGAAGGTGCTGCGGTGGATGCAGGGAATGTAACCCGTGTGCTTGACGAGGTGGAGCAGGCGGTTGAAACCTTTGAAGAAGCCCTCCGTGCTGTGGGGAGTGTGGAGAAACAGGTCGATGCAAACGAGGGGGAAGAGGACCTCAGAGCGGCTCTTGCAGAGGTGAACGAAGGACTTGGGTCTCTTGAAGAAGCCTACGGAACTGCCGTGGAGCGGTCCCCGGATGTCACAGCGGGCCTGAGCGAATTACGTGATGGGGCTGTACGTGTGAATGACGGGGCCGGTTCCATTGCCGGAAATCTGAATGATGCCGCTGCTGCGAATGGTGATTTGGTGGAAGGTCTGGGAGAACTTGTGGAGGGAAGTAATGAGTTGCACGGGAGTGTGGCGGAGATAAGTGATTATACAAATGAACTGGACCCCGGCCGCCAGCACGAATTGATGCTGTCTTCTCCAATCGAATCCCTCAGTACAGAATCAGAAAGTGAGTATTCCTACGGGGAGGGGCTTACTCCTTATTTCCTGTCCATAGGGCTGTATGTAGGGGCCCTGACTTTGTCGATCATTTATCCGTTTCGGGAGCACCTTGGCCCCCACGCTGATGGGAGGGAGTGGTTTGCAGGGAAATTCGGGGTGGTGATGATTGTCGGGTTTGTGCAGGTGACGATTCTCCTCGCCTTTATTTTGATCGGGCTCGATCTGGATGTCTCGTCTCCCGGGGCGTTTGTGGCCTTTACGTATTTGGTGAGCTTAGTCTTTATGAGTATGATCTTTATGCTGGTAGGAGTGCTCGATAACCCCGGGCGTTTTGTAGCTATTATTCTGCTCATTTTGCAGCTCGGTGGAAGCGGCGGTACATTTCCTGTGGAACTTTTGGCTTCTCCCCTTCAGACCATACACGGGTGGCTTCCTATGACGTACTCGGTCCTCGGGTTCCGCTCGGTTGTGTTTATGGATTCACCGGTGCTTCTCTGGCAGAGTGTCATGTTTCTTATATGTGTTGCCGTCGTAGTGCTGGTTATTGCATTTTTGTTTTACGTGAAATTTTACAAAAAATTGTGCGCTCCGAGTATTGACAAGAAGAGAGAGCAGACTAATGGGTAG
- a CDS encoding YhgE/Pip domain-containing protein: MNGLKHELQGILQRKKLLIALIGIMLMPLLYGGVLIWSFWDPYGQIEELPVAVVNEDTGTMVDGIEFRAGDDFIENLQNDPALNFHFVDNETAREGMKNFDFYFYVLIPETFSEDVASVIDSEPVKGTLYYEVNEDYNYVSSQIAGTAIESMENELAEALTLAYIEVANDSFSSFTKIVNELEEGTEKINNGNQGALEGGESLYDAINRIEEGAKTLSGGTSDLKDGVITLEKEWQSFIKTLEDSEEIAGAKDCFFKVRNTTEEIEALLEDGRYDEAARQLEDRFDEAAELEESVREVSDSIDSGRERLQEIEQQVSDSKEELDTIVSEAGKRGEELTESYDYARTFADRLEERFADVEEILGEPVAAMEELEIHYEELPLTWTNSGLSGQRMMRLYPGMKEAL; encoded by the coding sequence ATGAATGGTTTAAAGCACGAGCTTCAAGGGATACTTCAACGAAAAAAACTGCTTATTGCTCTTATCGGGATCATGCTCATGCCTTTGCTATACGGAGGCGTGCTGATCTGGTCGTTCTGGGATCCGTACGGTCAGATAGAAGAGCTGCCGGTTGCAGTCGTGAACGAAGATACCGGGACTATGGTAGATGGAATAGAGTTCCGGGCTGGAGATGATTTCATTGAAAACCTTCAGAACGACCCGGCATTGAACTTTCACTTTGTAGATAACGAAACCGCAAGAGAAGGAATGAAAAACTTTGATTTCTATTTTTATGTCCTCATACCCGAGACTTTTTCAGAAGATGTAGCAAGCGTTATTGATTCAGAACCGGTTAAAGGAACGCTCTACTATGAGGTGAATGAGGATTATAACTACGTAAGCTCACAGATTGCGGGTACAGCCATCGAATCCATGGAGAATGAACTGGCTGAAGCCTTGACACTCGCCTATATTGAAGTAGCGAACGATTCGTTCAGTTCATTTACGAAAATCGTCAATGAGCTGGAGGAAGGGACTGAAAAGATAAATAACGGAAACCAGGGTGCCCTTGAAGGGGGAGAGAGCCTGTATGACGCCATCAACAGAATAGAAGAAGGTGCAAAAACCCTGTCGGGAGGCACTTCAGATTTGAAAGACGGTGTGATCACTCTTGAAAAAGAATGGCAGTCCTTCATAAAAACCCTTGAGGACTCCGAAGAAATTGCCGGAGCGAAAGACTGTTTTTTTAAGGTGCGAAATACGACGGAAGAAATTGAAGCGCTGCTTGAGGACGGGCGATATGATGAAGCCGCCCGTCAACTGGAGGACCGGTTTGACGAGGCTGCTGAACTTGAGGAGTCCGTAAGAGAAGTGAGTGACTCCATTGACAGTGGAAGGGAGCGGCTTCAAGAGATTGAACAACAGGTATCAGACTCAAAAGAAGAACTTGATACGATTGTCAGTGAGGCAGGGAAGCGCGGCGAAGAGCTGACAGAAAGCTATGATTATGCCCGGACTTTTGCTGACCGGCTGGAGGAAAGGTTCGCTGATGTGGAAGAGATTCTTGGTGAACCTGTTGCGGCAATGGAAGAGCTTGAAATTCATTATGAAGAACTCCCGCTTACCTGGACGAACAGTGGCCTGAGTGGTCAAAGAATGATGAGGTTGTATCCTGGTATGAAAGAGGCCTTGTGA
- a CDS encoding TetR/AcrR family transcriptional regulator gives MLENKRQLVLEGAASAFSMYGFKGTTMDKVAALAGIGKGTIYTTFKNKEALFDAVLQQIIAEMEHIFFNCILPEKSVSENLHSALYELLEFRKEHQVMMKLTYEVRMFGTEHSKRAMDKVEDAIIACLEKQLVSAVEQKKIYTSNSRIAAFLLYKQYMALVFDYEEKYGSLGKQAIAHILDQHFMYALVHNKEM, from the coding sequence ATGCTAGAAAATAAACGACAGCTCGTTCTTGAAGGAGCTGCTTCTGCTTTTTCCATGTACGGTTTTAAGGGGACGACGATGGATAAGGTTGCGGCTTTGGCCGGTATTGGAAAAGGAACGATTTATACTACGTTTAAGAATAAAGAAGCGCTGTTTGATGCGGTTCTGCAGCAAATTATAGCGGAAATGGAGCACATCTTTTTTAACTGTATTCTGCCGGAGAAGTCTGTTTCAGAGAACCTCCACTCAGCACTGTATGAACTTTTGGAGTTTAGGAAAGAGCATCAGGTGATGATGAAGCTGACGTACGAAGTGAGGATGTTTGGAACCGAACATTCCAAGCGTGCAATGGACAAAGTAGAAGATGCGATAATTGCCTGCCTGGAAAAACAGCTTGTTTCGGCAGTTGAACAAAAGAAAATATATACTTCAAACTCGAGAATAGCCGCGTTTTTGCTTTATAAACAATACATGGCACTTGTATTTGATTACGAAGAAAAATACGGATCTCTAGGAAAACAGGCGATCGCACACATTCTTGATCAGCACTTTATGTACGCCTTGGTCCATAACAAAGAGATGTAA
- the moaD gene encoding molybdopterin converting factor subunit 1, with product MIKVLLFAELEDAAGKRKIELDMADVTVADVRERLVAEYPGLRRIDRAMPAVNEEYAEADEKVNAGDTVAFIPPVSGG from the coding sequence GTGATTAAAGTATTGTTGTTTGCAGAGCTTGAGGACGCTGCAGGAAAAAGGAAGATCGAGCTTGATATGGCAGATGTTACTGTGGCCGATGTCCGGGAACGTCTCGTGGCAGAGTATCCAGGACTCCGGCGGATCGACCGCGCCATGCCGGCTGTGAATGAAGAGTACGCCGAGGCCGATGAGAAGGTGAACGCGGGTGATACCGTTGCGTTTATTCCTCCTGTGAGCGGCGGTTGA
- a CDS encoding molybdenum cofactor biosynthesis protein MoaE: MTLQRYSITDRPLDVTEVISLVEDRNAGAINTFIGTVREMTKGKRTIYLKYDAYVPMAEKKLAQIGDEITSRFPDARVAISHRTGELGISDIAVVIAVSTPHRADSFEACRYAIERIKEIVPIWKKEHWEDGTEWIGDQRETKAYPAGKPGKENLS; this comes from the coding sequence ATGACCTTGCAGCGCTATAGCATTACCGATCGGCCTTTGGATGTGACAGAGGTAATCAGTCTGGTGGAAGACAGAAACGCCGGTGCAATAAATACCTTCATCGGGACTGTTCGCGAAATGACCAAGGGGAAGCGCACCATCTATTTGAAATACGATGCGTATGTACCCATGGCGGAGAAGAAGCTGGCTCAGATCGGAGACGAGATCACCAGTCGGTTTCCTGATGCCCGGGTTGCGATTTCACATCGGACCGGAGAGCTCGGCATCAGTGATATCGCCGTCGTCATCGCGGTTTCCACGCCGCACCGTGCAGATTCGTTTGAAGCGTGCCGCTATGCGATTGAGCGCATTAAAGAGATTGTGCCGATCTGGAAAAAGGAACATTGGGAAGACGGAACCGAGTGGATCGGTGATCAGCGTGAAACGAAAGCGTATCCTGCTGGTAAACCTGGGAAGGAGAATTTATCGTGA